The Caminicella sporogenes DSM 14501 genomic interval TTTTTTCTTATATTTCTAATAGCCATAAATATCCTCCTCATCAAAACATACTATATGGATTAATATCAACACTTAAATTTACATCTCCATACAAAAATTTATTTTTATTTCTAATACATACATTATTAATTATACCTTTAATACTTTCTTGGTCAATACTTTGGCATTTTATAAGTATCTGCCATCTATAATTTCCTTTTATTTTATTATATATTGCCGGATTTGGTCCAAAAATAATTATATCTCTCAAATTATTTTCTTTTATTTTAAATTCTAATTCTTCAAATAAATTCCTAGATGATTTTATAACATCATTTTCATTTTTTCCATAGATAACAATATTTATTAAACTACAAAATGGCGGATACAGAAATTCTCTTCTAATATTTATTTCTCTTTTAAAAAAAGTATCATAATCATGGTTCTGTGCTGCAATAACAGAAAAATTTTCAGGAGTATATGTCTGAATTATCACTTTACCTTGAAAATCGTGTCTTCCAGCTCTACCTGCTACTTGAGTTAAAAGCTGAAAAGTCCTTTCATTAGCTCTATAGTCAGGTAAATTTAAAATAGTATCAGCTGATAAGACACCTACTAAAGTAACATATGGAAAATCAAGTCCTTTTGTTACCATTTGAGTACCTATTAGTATATCTATTTCTCTATTTTCAAATGAAGTAATTATCCTTTCAAGTTCACCTTTTCTCGATGTCGTATCAACATCAAGTCTTTGCACTTTATAATTAGAAAACAATTTTTTTACATAGTTTTCTACTTTTTCTGTACCTGCTCCAAAATATTTTATATATTTACTTCCACATGAAGGACATGTATCAGGTACTGCTCTAGAATAACCACAGTAGTGGCATTTAGCTAAATTACTTTTATAATGATAAGTAAGAGAAATATCACAATTTATACATTTTAATACAAAACCGCAACTTCTACAAGATATAAAAGTTGAAAAACCACGTCTATTTAAAAATAAAATCACCTGCTTTTTATTTGCCAAACATTCCTTCATAGAATTATATAAACTTTTGCTGAATATACTTCTATTCCCTTCTTCTAATTCTACTCTCATATCAACTATCTCAACTGTTGGAAGAGGATTTTTATTAAATCGATTTTTAAGCTTTAAAAGTCTATACTGCCCTTTTAAAGCTTTATAATAACTTTCAACAGACGGCGTTGCAGTTCCTAAAACTAAAGGTATATTTTCTTGAGTACAAATATACTTTGCAACTTCTACAGTTTGATATTTAGGACTCATATCAGATTTATATGAAGATTCATGTTCCTCATCTATTATAATTAGACCTAAATTTTCACATGGAGCAAAAACAGCAGACCGTGCTCCAATGACAATTGAAATTTCATTATTTTTTATTTTCTTCCACTGATCCAACCTTTCTCCTAATGATAACTTGCTATGCAGTACTGCTATATTTGATCTAAATCTACTAAAAAATTTATTCACAATTTGTGTAGTAAGTGAAATTTCAGGAACTAGAATAATTGCTTGTTTATTATCTTTTAAAACTTTATCAACAAGCTGTATATAAACTTCCGTTTTACCACTGCCCGTAACTCCATGAACAAGAAAAGTTTCATGTCTTTTTTCTGATATAGCTTTGAGAATATTATCATAAACTATTTTCTGTTCTCTATTTAATACTTTTGCTTTTTCCAAGTGTTTTTCTTTTTTTGCTAACGGACTTCTAAACTCTTTTTCTTCAGTAATGCTTATTAATCCTTTTTTTTCTAACTGTTTAATAACTGAACTAGATGTACCTGCATCAGAAATTAGTTTGCTAACTTCCATTTTTTCTTTTTTAATGAGAATTTCTAAAATTTTTCTCTGTTTGTATGCTCTTAATGAAAGATTTGCAAATACATCATCTGCTTTGTTTATATCAAAATTTAAAACTGCCATTTTTTTATATTTATGATTTACATCAGTATAAAAGTATTCTTTTGAATTTATTAAATTCATTTTACATAAAATATTTAAATTTCTTTTAAAATTAAAATTCAATATTTCTTTAAGTTTTTTTTCTTCTACAAACTCTTCTCTTTTTACTGTATTCAATATGATTTTTTGTTGCTTTGTCAAATCAGCTAAATTTTCAAACTTATTTAAAACTTCATAATTGATACTATATACAATTTTTCTCTTTAAAGTAGTTCCTGAAGGTACTAATAAACTAATAGCCTCAAAATAAGTACATAAATATTCATTTTTCAGCCAATGACATAATTTTATCTGCTTTTCCGATAATATTATATCATCTTCTATTATATATTTAATATCCTTTATAGTGCTTTGAAAATCAGTTTCATTTTTAATTTCAAATACATATCCTTCTAATAATTTATTACCTATACCAAATGGTACTACTACCTTACACCCCACTTTAATTTTACTCTGTAAATCTTGAGGAATTCTATAAGTATATATATTATCTGTCTGTCTGTTTCCAGTATTTACAACTATTCCAGCATAACAAGCTAAATACATTATCATAATCCTCCAAGTTTATATAAACATTTAATTCAATAACATTTCATATCTAAACACAAAGGAGTAGGAATACCTACCCCTCTTTCTTTAAAATCATATCTACTACTTTATCTAAAATAACATCTGCAACTTCTTCTTTTGTCATCTTTTTTAAAGATTTATAGTTTCCATTTTTATCTATTATCGTAACAATATTTGTTTCAGATTTAAAACCTGCTCCCTTTTGAGTTATATCATTAGCTACTATTAAATCAAGA includes:
- the priA gene encoding primosomal protein N', which produces MYLACYAGIVVNTGNRQTDNIYTYRIPQDLQSKIKVGCKVVVPFGIGNKLLEGYVFEIKNETDFQSTIKDIKYIIEDDIILSEKQIKLCHWLKNEYLCTYFEAISLLVPSGTTLKRKIVYSINYEVLNKFENLADLTKQQKIILNTVKREEFVEEKKLKEILNFNFKRNLNILCKMNLINSKEYFYTDVNHKYKKMAVLNFDINKADDVFANLSLRAYKQRKILEILIKKEKMEVSKLISDAGTSSSVIKQLEKKGLISITEEKEFRSPLAKKEKHLEKAKVLNREQKIVYDNILKAISEKRHETFLVHGVTGSGKTEVYIQLVDKVLKDNKQAIILVPEISLTTQIVNKFFSRFRSNIAVLHSKLSLGERLDQWKKIKNNEISIVIGARSAVFAPCENLGLIIIDEEHESSYKSDMSPKYQTVEVAKYICTQENIPLVLGTATPSVESYYKALKGQYRLLKLKNRFNKNPLPTVEIVDMRVELEEGNRSIFSKSLYNSMKECLANKKQVILFLNRRGFSTFISCRSCGFVLKCINCDISLTYHYKSNLAKCHYCGYSRAVPDTCPSCGSKYIKYFGAGTEKVENYVKKLFSNYKVQRLDVDTTSRKGELERIITSFENREIDILIGTQMVTKGLDFPYVTLVGVLSADTILNLPDYRANERTFQLLTQVAGRAGRHDFQGKVIIQTYTPENFSVIAAQNHDYDTFFKREINIRREFLYPPFCSLINIVIYGKNENDVIKSSRNLFEELEFKIKENNLRDIIIFGPNPAIYNKIKGNYRWQILIKCQSIDQESIKGIINNVCIRNKNKFLYGDVNLSVDINPYSMF